A single region of the Anticarsia gemmatalis isolate Benzon Research Colony breed Stoneville strain chromosome 19, ilAntGemm2 primary, whole genome shotgun sequence genome encodes:
- the SMC2 gene encoding structural maintenance of chromosomes 2 produces MHIKSITLDGFKSYGNRVEITGFDKEFNAITGLNGTGKSNILDSICFVLGITNLSNVRAGSLQELIYKHGQAGITKATVSITFDNRDRRQCPIGYENNDEITVTRQVVMGGKNKYLINGINVQNKRVSDLFCSVQLNVNNPHFLIMQGRITKVLNMKPPEILSMVEEAAGTRMYEAKKQLALKTIEKKDAKLRELNDIIREDIAPKLQKLQDERAQFQEYQKVVRELENLTRLYVAYKYVTAEENAKEAENKVKEVQDNIKSKKDQIENNKKEVKELEKQVAELNRRLDEESGNVLRELETELHTLEKNEAAASSALKGSREALTSHEKRARLLERALKDDEVALESKKSALDKVSSTFENLRTASETSERALAEAQQKFLAVSSGLEGASESLQDQLMAAKAEASEASTRISQSTMEKRHAEERLRALEREFNSSSAQFQKDQADIQRQQAQLDKLRDELSRMSFSEERHAELKQAVRGLQGAVRSKRDAAEQLSVRLQRCDFHYTPPQPNFDSRRVSGTICRLIDVCDPIYCTALETAAGGRLYNVVVDTEVTSKLLLQRGQLQTRTTIIPLNKISGHVIDPETVRLAQRIGGGPENVQLALDLISFESHLRPAMAWVFGGTLVCRDLDTAKRVTFHPSIRRRCVTLDGDVFDPSGTLSGGARLKGGSVLVQLQELKKVEQDLATGEAQLSASLSELDSVQKAGEKYTTTRQKFEVMSHELEVVKARLATTSTAQLHAEIESLRAQVAELTAAVEQDKVTQKETAARARDLEAKVKDIKGHREREFKKAEEALKKAKAEAAHRGSSWKQREQELETLRLEVQELQNAVATSTQQLAETKAAADELHHTLESAKKQHVEATDAVKQQQSRIKAQKAEISHRNSDIARLLQRKDQLVRGSSDVELAIKELDYRIKELQAEATECQKKIRSLENEHSWIASERGYFGAAGGLYDFAAREANVAGQRLQQLKDRKERLARGLNARAHTLLGKEEEQYQDLVRKKAIVEADRAKLVEVMAELDEKKKRTLVTACEQVNRDFGSIFSTLLPGAQAKLKPPDGLTVLDGLEVKVGFNNTWKESLGELSGGQRSLVALSLVLAMLLFKPAPLYILDEVDAALDLSHTQNIGQMLKEHFRHSQFIIVSLKDGMFNNANVLFRTRFVDGMSSVQRIVNSR; encoded by the exons ATGCACATCAAATCCATAACGCTTGATGGATTCAAATCGTACGGCAATCGCGTGGAGATTACCGGGTTTGATAAAGAATTCAACGCTATCACGGGTCTCAACGGCACTGGAAAGTCAAACATATTAGATTCGATATGTTTTGTACTGGGAATTACAAATTTATCCAAC GTGCGTGCGGGCAGCTTACAAGAGCTTATCTACAAGCATGGACAGGCAGGCATCACCAAGGCCACTGTCAGCATCACATTCGACAACCGTGATAGAAGGCAGTGCCCAATCGGATATGAGAATAATGATGAAATTACTGTTACTAGACAG GTGGTGATGGGAGGCAAGAACAAGTACTTGATCAACGGTATCAATGTTCAGAACAAGAGAGTCAGTGATCTGTTCTGCTCCGTACAGCTGAACGTCAACAACCCACACTTCCTTATTATGCAGGGACGCATCACTAAGGTGCTGAATATGAAACCGCCTGAG ATCTTATCAATGGTGGAAGAAGCAGCTGGCACAAGGATGTATGAAGCAAAGAAACAATTAGCACTCAAAACCATTGAGAAGAAAGATGCCAAGCTCAGAGAACTAAACGAT ATAATAAGAGAGGACATAGCTCCTAAACTGCAGAAGTTGCAAGATGAAAGGGCACAGTTCCAAGAGTATCAAAAGGTTGTGAGAGAGTTGGAGAATCTCACTAGACTCTATGTTGCTTACAA gTATGTGACAGCAGAAGAGAATGCAAAAGAAGCAGAGAACAAAGTGAAAGAAGTCCAGGACAATATAAAGAGCAAGAAGGATCAGATTGAGAATAACAAGAAAGAAGTGAAAGAACTAGAGAAACAAGTTGCTGAGCTCAATAGGAGGTTGGACGAG GAAAGTGGCAACGTTCTCCGCGAGTTAGAGACAGAGCTGCACACTCTAGAAAAGAATGAAGCCGCCGCGTCATCAGCTCTCAAGGGCAGTCGTGAAGCTCTGACGTCACACGAGAAGAGAGCCAGGCTGCTGGAGCGAGCCCTCAAGGATGATGAAGTGGCACTTGAATCTAAGAAGTCGGCACTTGATAAG GTATCGTCCACATTCGAAAACCTACGCACAGCGAGTGAGACGAGCGAGCGTGCGCTGGCTGAGGCTCAACAGAAGTTCCTAGCTGTCAGTAGCGGGTTGGAAGGTGCCTCGGAATCGCTACAAGATCAGCTCATGG CTGCGAAGGCCGAAGCGTCGGAAGCCTCCACCCGTATCTCCCAGAGCACGATGGAGAAGCGCCACGCGGAGGAGCGCCTGCGAGCTTTGGAGCGAGAGTTCAATAGTAGCAGCGCGCAGTTCCAGAAAGACCAGGCCGATATACAACGGCAACAGGCACAACTTGATAAACTGCGG GACGAGTTGTCCCGCATGAGCTTCAGCGAGGAGCGGCACGCGGAGCTGAAGCAGGCGGTGCGCGGGCTGCAGGGCGCCGTGCGCAGCAAGCGTGACGCGGCCGAGCAGCTGTCCGTGCGCCTGCAGCGGTGTGACTTCCACTACACGCCGCCACAACCGAACTTCGACAGCAGGAGGGTTAGCG gTACAATTTGCCGGTTAATCGATGTCTGTGACCCGATTTACTGCACTGCGTTGGAAACTGCCGCTGGCGGACGA TTGTACAACGTGGTGGTGGACACGGAGGTGACGAGCAAGCTGTTGCTGCAGCGCGGCCAGCTGCAGACGCGCACCACCATCATCCCGCTCAACAAGATCAGCGGACACGTCATCGACCCGGAGACCGTGCGACTAGCGCAGAGGATC GGTGGTGGTCCAGAGAACGTGCAGCTGGCCCTGGACCTGATCTCGTTCGAGAGCCACCTGCGGCCCGCCATGGCGTGGGTGTTCGGCGGCACGCTGGTGTGTCGCGACCTGGACACGGCCAAGCGCGTCACCTTCCACCCCAGCATCCGCCGCCGATGTGTCACGCTCGACGGAGATGTCTTCGATCCCTCTGGCACACTGTCTGGAGGTGCCAGGCTTAAG GGTGGTTCAGTGCTGGTCCAGCTGCAGGAGCTAAAGAAGGTGGAACAAGACCTAGCGACGGGCGAGGCGCAGTTGTCCGCCAGCCTCAGTGAACTGGATAGTGTGCAGAAAGCCGGCGAGAAGTACACTACCACGCGACAAAA ATTCGAGGTGATGTCCCACGAGTTAGAAGTAGTGAAGGCGCGACTAGCCACCACATCTACTGCGCAGTTACACGCGGAAATTGAGAGCTTGAGAGCACAg GTGGCCGAGTTAACAGCCGCAGTGGAACAAGACAAGGTGACGCAGAAGGAGACCGCGGCGCGAGCCAGAGATCTGGAGGCGAAGGTTAAAGATATCAAGGGACATAGAGAAAG GGAATTCAAAAAGGCAGAAGAAGCGTTGAAAAAAGCCAAAGCTGAAGCTGCCCATCGCGGCAGCTCGTGGAAGCAGAGAGAGCAAGAGTTGGAGACGTTGAGGTTAGAAGTGCAGGAGCTGCAGAACGCCGTGGCGACCAGCACGCAGCAGCTCGCCGAGACCAAGGCTGCGGCCGACGAACTGCACCACACGCTGGAGTCCGCTAAGAAACAACACGTTGAGGCCACG GACGCAGTAAAACAGCAGCAGTCCCGCATCAAGGCGCAGAAGGCGGAGATCTCGCACCGCAACAGCGACATCGCGCGCCTGCTGCAGCGCAAGGACCAGCTCGTGCGCGGCAGCTCCGACGTCGAACTCGCCATTAAGGAGCTGGACTATCGGATCAAAGAGCTGCAGGCTGAGGCCACTGAGTGCCAGAAGAAG ATCCGCTCGCTGGAGAACGAGCACAGCTGGATCGCGAGTGAGCGCGGGTACTTCGGCGCGGCGGGCGGGCTGTACGACTTCGCGGCGCGCGAGGCGAATGTCGCCGGCCAGCGCCTGCAGCAGCTCAAGGACCGCAAGGAGCGCCTGGCCAGGGGACTCAACGCACGGGCACAcacgctgctgggcaaggaggAGGAGCAG TATCAAGACCTAGTCCGCAAGAAAGCCATCGTAGAAGCCGATCGTGCAAAGTTGGTGGAAGTGATGGCGGAACTTGACGAGAAGAAGAAACGGACGCTGGTGACGGCGTGCGAGCAAGTTAACAGAGACTTCGGCTCTATCTTCAGCACGCTACTGCCGGGCGCTCAGGCTAAACTCAAGCCGCCGGATGGACTTACTGTGCTCGATGGACTTGAG GTAAAAGTGGGTTTCAACAACACATGGAAGGAGTCTCTGGGCGAGCTGTCGGGCGGGCAGCGCTCGCTGGTGGCGCTGTCGCTGGTGCTGGCCATGCTGCTGTTCAAGCCCGCGCCGCTCTACATCCTGGACGAGGTGGACGCCGCGCTCGACCTGTCGCACACGCAGAACATCGGACAGATGCTCAAGGAACACTTCAGACATTCACAG tTCATAATAGTATCGCTAAAAGACGGTATGTTCAACAACGCGAACGTGCTCTTCCGTACACGTTTCGTCGACGGCATGTCTTCAGTACAACGCATCGTCAACTCGCGCTGA
- the Nup133 gene encoding nuclear pore complex protein Nup133: MDFGSQGAMRSPFSPRVRQSITGRRPLGLSSAKKNQSKFMQSPGEQTGDVVYKTPMTTIETYGMPLPVMVTEALTFASGEVSVRMSPCGWCWVVSGRRVVTWARAPSSSGTSSPAPGSTIARELTLPQTDLAHKADLVVVFYEDGAQMPSCIGVSPEGTVRYWPSVGQEGVYVDVSCELAGQECERLSDYTTDGLVLATTTCTVVMLTPTVVDGRATVACRTLRPPSGWLGGIGRRVSLLFFGSMPAHADTKLVGVVALPGSGETESSIALVSGGPALQLWRGADLHEHELRRPLTEAYARDHLAPHGDLNSLEIMALDVRASGNNGLLLLIATVNVARSPEMRYAIAHISVEDPLRPRVTSVVSARGWAGDAEEPPRFLPLAHRALLYTSKYIAIVSTTVSNDKVDFIDVCGAHDRILGAELCGGVPLLFSAKHGVLALLCHDNMVPTPSVCESPMGSPCPSDMYDGNLSLYEIDPNEVSMVTRDACGKLKTAFLFHVRRDAVSCRALVDELFPAPASLDERDVDSVLDRTVLTIATEMLDDVPAGDPRWKQRGGPATNISLGSSAALQVPVQLRDKQRAFTLFVDFLRAVGLWQRLGLVTRESGGGVISTESALGGLAEQLAIAIELRKLQQGADAQLIDAAIYQVVCGDEQSIEEEDWVEEALASGALSPSDACYRRAARAGRVLRALARAKPPVDDARQHAHHVAATIRILTKVLTSVHKVRAQWQSNGNTTPYTPSVGPRALLPALVDLHKRALTQCAHNCPEPSLRAAVYEAAGALADLVLADAQHLDRSSHTQHLYERMRRDCIQPFIDEGQVERAAALAEKFKDFELLVEMCVNSDDYDRLFSYIDKYSNEGIAEITFGWLAQRSGAHRAALVRRVAPRWGTALNAWLAAAPDRAALLALTQLQHGRHAAAANVLATLADEETASVNRMITTASLAKLCLTASDEPDAAPDTWARVEARLALGELTAALPRDIRLHHGLDDADTRVLPPEELVQMYIESESTALTEYDYKKALDLTDFIQDMERRDDLRLRVWCACIRRDDWSSCRVDAPGDELQHKMFFRLIDLVHIMGGDLELLLPPVEDILTAPELAEQVSDSRFRFIIKYGYECVDTTRNVMIEG, encoded by the exons atggatTTCGGTAGTCAAGGTGCAATGCGGAGTCCTTTCTCGCCGCGAGTGAGGCAGTCGATCACAGGACGAAGGCCCCTGGGGCTCTCATCTGCAAAAAAGAACCAGAG TAAGTTCATGCAGTCCCCAGGGGAGCAGACCGGTGATGTCGTCTACAAAACTCCCATGACTACTATAGAAACTTATGGAATGCCTTTACCAGTCATGGTAACTGAGGCACTTACTTTTG CGAGTGGAGAGGTGAGTGTTCGTATGTCACCATGTGGCTGGTGCTGGGTGGTGTCAGGCCGTCGCGTGGTGACGTGGGCGCGCGCCCCCAGTTCCTCGGGTACCTCATCTCCAGCTCCTGGCAGTACAATAGCAAGGGAACTCACACTACCTCAGACAGACTTGGCACACAAAGCAGACCTTGTTGTAGTGTTCTATGAAGATGGTGCACAG ATGCCATCCTGCATCGGTGTATCACCAGAAGGCACAGTCCGCTACTGGCCGTCAGTTGGCCAGGAAGGTGTATATGTAGACGTGTCCTGTGAACTAGCCGGCCAGGAGTGTGAGCGACTCAGTGACTACACAACAGATGGACTGGTGCTGGCCACCACTACGTGCACCGTTGTTATGCTTACTCCTACTGTTGTTG ATGGTCGTGCAACAGTTGCTTGCCGAACTTTACGTCCACCCAGTGGATGGCTAGGCGGGATCGGGCGACGCGTGTCACTTTTATTCTTTGGGTCAATGCCAGCACATGCTGACACT AAGCTGGTAGGGGTCGTAGCGTTACCAGGTAGTGGAGAGACAGAGAGCAGTATCGCGTTAGTGTCGGGCGGGCCGGCGCTGCAGCTGTGGCGCGGCGCGGATCTACATGAGCACGAACTCCGGCGACCACTTACTGAAGCATATGCCAGAGACCATCTTGCCCCGCATG GAGACCTAAACAGCTTGGAGATAATGGCACTGGATGTTCGTGCGAGCGGCAATAACGGTCTGTTACTACTCATAGCTACCGTCAACGTCGCGAGATCACCTGAGATGAGATACGCTATCG CTCACATTAGCGTAGAAGACCCTCTCCGTCCGCGGGTCACATCAGTAGTGTCAGCTCGCGGGTGGGCGGGCGACGCGGAAGAACCGCCGCGCTTCCTGCCCCTCGCGCACCGCGCCCTGCTCTACACCTCCAAGTACATCGCCATTGTGTCCA CAACAGTATCTAACGACAAAGTAGACTTCATAGACGTGTGTGGGGCTCACGACCGCATCCTGGGCGCGGAGCTGTGCGGCGGAGTACCACTGTTGTTCAGCGCCAAGCACGGCGTACTCGCGCTATTGTGCCACGACAACATGGTGCCAACACC ATCGGTGTGCGAGAGTCCAATGGGTTCTCCGTGTCCATCAGATATGTACGATGGCAACTTGTCGCTCTACGAAATCGATCCGAATgaa GTAAGCATGGTGACCCGCGACGCGTGCGGTAAGCTGAAGACGGCGTTCCTGTTCCACGTGCGGCGCGACGCCGTGTCGTGCCGCGCGCTCGTGGACGAGCTGTTCCCCGCGCCCGCCAGCCTGGACGAGCGCGACGTGGACAGCGTGCTCGACCGCACCGTGCTCACCATCGCTACTGAGATGCTGGACGATGTGCCCGCTGGGGACCCCAG ATGGAAGCAACGTGGGGGTCCGGCTACTAACATCAGCCTGGGTAGTTCAGCGGCGCTGCAAGTACCGGTGCAGCTCAGAGATAAACAACGCGCATTCACATTGTTTGTGGACTTTTTACGAGCTGTAGGACTTTGGCAACGGCTCGGGCTCGTCACTAGAG AATCTGGCGGCGGGGTGATAAGTACGGAAAGTGCTTTGGGCGGATTGGCAGAACAACTGGCCATTGCTATAGAATTACGCAAGCTGCAGCAGGGAGCTGACGCGCAACTTATTGACGCTGCTATTTATCAG GTGGTGTGTGGTGACGAGCAGTCCATCGAGGAGGAGGATTGGGTAGAAGAGGCGCTAGCATCAGGAGCGCTGTCCCCGTCGGACGCGTGCTaccggcgcgcggcgcgggcgggccgCGTGCTGCGCGCGCTGGCGCGGGCCAAGCCGCCCGTCGACGACGCGCGCCAACATGCGCACCATGTCGCCGCCACCATACGGATACTTACT AAAGTGCTAACATCAGTGCACAAGGTGCGTGCACAGTGGCAGTCAAACGGCAACACGACTCCGTACACACCGTCCGTAGGACCGCGGGCGTTACTCCCTGCACTTGTAGACCTGCACAAACGAGCGCTAAC TCAATGTGCTCACAACTGCCCGGAGCCCAGTCTCCGCGCGGCCGTGTACGAGGCGGCGGGCGCGCTGGCCGACCTCGTGCTGGCCGACGCGCAGCACCTGGACCGCAGCTCACACACGCAACACTTGTACGAGCGCATGCGCAGGGACTGCATACAACCGTTCA TTGACGAGGGACAAGTGGAGCGTGCGGCGGCGTTGGCGGAGAAGTTCAAAGATTTCGAGCTGCTAGTTGAGATGTGTGTCAACAGTGATGATTATGACAGACTGTTTTCTTATATCGACAAGTATTCTAACGAG GGTATAGCGGAAATAACATTCGGCTGGCTCGCCCAACGCTCTGGCGCCCACCGCGCGGCGCTGGTCCGTCGCGTGGCGCCGCGCTGGGGCACCGCGCTCAACGCGTGGCTGGCGGCCGCGCCCGACCGCGCCGCGCTACTGGCGCTCACGCAGCTGCAGCACGGGAgacacgccgccgccgccaatGTACTAGCTACCTTAGCTGATGAAGAGACCGCTTCAGTTAATAGGATGATT ACGACAGCATCCCTCGCCAAGCTGTGCCTGACGGCATCGGACGAGCCGGACGCGGCGCCCGACACGTGGGCCCGCGTGGAGGCGCGCCTGGCGCTGGGCGAGCTGACGGCGGCGCTGCCCCGCGACATCCGCCTGCACCACGGACTGGATGATGCGGACACCAGGGTGCTGCCGCCGGAAGAACTGGTGCAG ATGTACATAGAGTCGGAGAGCACCGCTCTAACAGAATACGACTACAAGAAAGCTCTCGATCTCACCGACTTTATACAAGACATGGAGCGTAGAGATGACCTGCGACTTAGA GTGTGGTGCGCGTGCATCCGTCGCGACGACTGGTCGTCGTGCCGCGTGGACGCGCCCGGCGACGAGCTGCAGCACAAGATGTTCTTCCGGCTCATCGACCTCGTGCACATCATGG GTGGCGACCTAGAACTGCTCCTACCACCAGTAGAAGACATCCTAACAGCGCCTGAACTAGCCGAACAAGTATCCGACTCGCGGTTCCGCTTCATCATCAAGTATGGCTACGAGTGCGTCGACACCACGCGCAATGTTATGATCGaaggttaa